A portion of the Toxoplasma gondii ME49 chromosome VIIb, whole genome shotgun sequence genome contains these proteins:
- a CDS encoding transporter, major facilitator family protein (encoded by transcript TGME49_263260~Predicted trans-membrane domain (TMHMM2.0):297-320:362-385:394-412:418-441:450-473:484-507:806-829:835-858:861-884:904-927:936-959), whose product MERAPCRSASTSHLDASTQHPSAVSVPSETGCALSHSPSSTPQEPQLPAPARGVHQTKKDDESDTAVSPVPSPQISPALPTVRRLSAVSHVPGGLKTSETALSVSCSPHRVSQCSEGPPSTGDSGARSISSTFDACFPRLCVSRGCSQDGGHWGGQGRSCCESLQSADGAQSPVKPLGGGARAPAPVSCCASTVTGEEGQRFSEPGDGRFPSSPPNSRRASALDPVSRRPGDSADSAANQVGGDRDAAGVPPYMHIDPFPQVDRESFGDDSPGAEVVFGASSHPNTPFSLMKEVLVAIYMLYAFLTGCVYFGWPSLAYMLYKSGAYSWMCEVDESGNYVNDLRGTSEPDGEQKYYICDSQDVAVSPLFTVSYVTQTLMSVVAGTLLDHVSPKKTAMLGQTLTAIGWLLLACSSQRFPAYVASMVFIGLGTDTGYLPTLLIATLFPGKRATVITLLGTANTSSFAVPLILATVWNNLLPTWTFSQICILYLCVGPVFCFILAALFIPSRAFGKPAPGAETPAATWGGPPPRDAEKRLRRGSKGSRETLESHWTDQTRGSNAGKGKRQSVGCSSETDAQAGHGGWFRNCSKRKGTPTENPEPRTLFQRVLHPLTLRKNRIAVEPAEGAGARPGGEDTGASKGDQASSPDSPRSARTRVKREDGDGCCDGCLHESGDTDMERGPRCSFLAYDRGSDSDHSSGPAKDEHETETEAKLAGDEALSESDEKLVEDGRRPSLIRCCHQGKQELDAERNAPVAVVVHTGVEGDAVAAEPSFMSQLCSSHFVCIALYWSCQAVATSFFQTAASRLFTTRVVDFMDFVLSFSFIPCVLLGKTIDVFGPFPVLILINTAGVLVYFLSIIGHSLFPTGANSIHYLAVICFCVYVAIDSEQVFCYVENTFSSRHFGKLSGLALTVGGVISLGSIPLYENVTIRMLKGDPLPVAWCIAVILSIVYVMLGCMWNERRRNPRAFHSLDDKPASRSDRETEKPTQASSVRWLDRLGKKLKLKKKAEVVQPAEEKEHGKDGSGME is encoded by the coding sequence ATGGAGAGAGCACCGTGTAGGTCAGCGTCGACATCTCATCTTGATGCAAGTACACAACATCCGTCAGCCGTCTCTGTTCCGAGCGAAACGGGATGTGCGTTATCACATTCACCATCTTCGACTCCTCAGGAGCCGCAGCTCCCTGCGCCTGCTCGCGGCGTTCACCagacaaagaaagacgacgagagcgaCACGGCCGTTTCTCCCGTGCCGTCGCCTCAGATCTCGCCTGCGCTCCCTACCGTCCGTCGTCTGTCGGCTGTGTCGCATGTGCCCGGCGGCCTGAAAACGTCGGAGACGGCGCTGTCGGTTTCCTGCTCTCCTCACCGAGTTTCCCAGTGCAGCGAAGGTCCGCCTTCGACTGGCGACAGTGGTGCGCGGTCAATTTCTTCCACGTTTGATGcctgctttcctcgtctctgtgtttctcggGGCTGCAGCCAAGATGGCGGACACTGGGGAGGCCAAGGCAGGTCTTGTTGTGAGTCGTTGCAGTCGGCTGATGGAGCCCAAAGTCCCGTCAAGCCGCTTGGAGGTGGCGCCCGGGCTCcagctcctgtctcctgttgCGCCTCTACGGTcacgggagaggaaggccaGCGCTTCTCGGAGCCTGGAGACGGGCGTTTTCCGTCGTCACCTCCTAACTCCCGTCGCGCCTCCGCCCTCGACCCTGTGAGCCGGCGCCCAGGAGACAGTGCAGACTCTGCAGCCAACCAGGTGGGTGGGGACCGTGACGCGGCAGGCGTCCCGCCCTACATGCACATCGACCCGTTTCCCCAGGTTGACAGAGAGAGCTTCGGCGACGATTCGCCTGGTGCCGAAGTCGTTTTCGGTGCTTCGTCGCACCCAAACACCCCGTTTTCGCTGATGAAGGAAGTTCTCGTCGCCATCTACATGCTCTACGCCTTCCTCACCGGCTGCGTCTACTTCGGGTGGCCCTCACTCGCGTACATGCTGTACAAGTCGGGCGCGTACAGCTGGATGTGCGAGGTGGACGAAAGCGGGAATTATGTCAACGACCTGCGAGGTACAAGTGAACCTGACGGCGAACAGAAGTACTACATCTGCGACAGCCAAGATGtcgctgtgtctccactcttcaccGTTTCGTACGTGACCCAAACCCTGATGAGTGTGGTGGCTGGGACGCTGCTCGACCACGTGagtccgaagaagacggcgatGCTGGGGCAGACGCTGACGGCGATTGGCTGGCTCCTGCTCGCGTGCAGTTCGCAGCGCTTCCCAGCGTACGTCGCGAGCATGGTGTTCATCGGCCTCGGCACGGACACAGGGTATCTGCCCACCCTGCTGATTGCCACGCTGTTTCCGGGCAAGCGAGCGACGGTGATCACGCTCTTGGGCACTGCAAATACGTCGAGCTTCGCGGTGCCCCTGATTCTCGCGACAGTCTGGAACAACCTTTTGCCTACCTGGACGTTCTCCCAAATCTGCATTCTATACCTGTGCGTGGGACCGGTTTTCTGCTTCATTCTCGCCGCTCTTTTCATTCCTTCAAGGGCGTTCGGGAAGCCGGCGCCCGGCGCTGAGACTCCGGCAGCGACTTGGGGAGGTCCGCCGCCTCGCGACGCGGAAAAGAGGCTCCGCAGAGGCAGCAAGGGGTCCAGGGAGACCCTGGAGTCCCACTGGACCGACCAGACTCGCGGGAGTAACGCggggaaggggaagagacagagtgTAGGTTGCTccagcgagacagacgcgcaGGCGGGCCACGGCGGCTGGTTTCGGAACTGCAGCAAACGGAAGGGTACGCCAACGGAAAATCCGGAACCGCGGACGCTTTTCCAGCGAGTGCTTCACCCGCTTACGTTGAGAAAAAACCGGATTGCAGTCGAGCCAGCCGAGGGAGCAGGGGCCCGGCCAGGTGGCGAGGACACGGGAGCAAGCAAAGGCGACCAGGCGTCTTCGCCGGATAGtccgagaagcgcgaggactcgggtgaagagagaagacggagacggatGTTGCGACGGGTGCTTACACGAGTCGGGAGACACTGATATGGAGCGCGGACCGCGATGCTCTTTCCTTGCATACGATCGAGGTAGCGACAGCGACCACAGTTCAGGCCCCGCAAAGGACGAgcacgagacggagacagaagcgaaactCGCGGGCGACGAGGCGCTctcagagagcgacgagaagcTCGTCGAAGACGGCCGAAGACCTTCGTTGATTCGCTGTTGTCACCAGGGAAAGCAGGAACTCGACGCGGAAAGAAACGCTCCTGTGGCCGTCGTTGTGCACACTGGGGTGGAGGGAGACGCAGTGGCGGCAGAGCCGTCGTTCATGTCTCAGCTCTGCTCGTCGCACTTCGTCTGCATCGCGCTCTACTGGAGTTGCCAGGCGGTGGCGACGTCGTTTTTCCAGACTGCGGCTTCGCGCCTGTTCACGACACGCGTGGTAGACTTCATGGACTTTGTGCTCTCTTTCAGCTTCATTCCCTGCGTGCTTCTCGGAAAGACAATCGACGTCTTTGGGCCGTTTCCCGTCCTCATTCTGATAAACACGGCGGGCGTGCTGGTCTACTTCCTCTCCATTATCGGCCATTCGCTCTTCCCGACCGGCGCCAACTCGATTCACTACCTCGCGGTCATTTGCTTCTGCGTCTACGTGGCCATCGACTCGGAGCAAGTGTTCTGCTACGTCGAAAACACCTTTTCCTCGCGGCACTTTGGCAAGCTCTCGGGCCTGGCTCTGACTGTCGGTGGCGTCATCTCGCTAGGCTCCATTCCGCTGTACGAAAACGTGACGATTCGAATGCTCAAAGGCGATCCTTTACCCGTTGCGTGGTGCATTGCCGTCATTCTCTCAATCGTCTACGTCATGCTCGGCTGCATGTGGAacgaacgacgaagaaacccCCGGGCTTTCCACTCGCTTGATGACAAACCCGCCTCTCGCagcgacagggagacagagaaaccgaCGCAGGCGTCTTCGGTTCGTTGGCTGGATCGACTCGGGAAGAAATTGAAATTGAAAAAAAAAGCCGAAGTCGTACAGCCcgccgaagaaaaggagcacGGCAAAGACGGAAGCGGAATGGAGTGA
- a CDS encoding Pb-fam-5 protein (encoded by transcript TGME49_263250) yields MVESKETGICRAPETYDGPCDPRTSFKRYNRDMKNAWEQACKAYFPVYALTAAPKLETLLDYIARAGPLNGTGPIGSSGTKYSGDVLEANGTIYLPSRDNQAPYSAKARPKTPDMSAREAELTEKYIMKLRELTEQTTDSQLRMAIEDTISELAAQGSSV; encoded by the exons ATGGTCGAATCCAAGGAAACTGGAATCTGTCGGGCTCCAGAAACATACGACGGCCCCTGTGACCCCCGAACGAGCTTCAAACGCTACAACCGGGATATGAAAAATGCATGGGAACAAGCGTGCAAG GCTTACTTCCCAGTCTATGCCCTCACAGCGGCACCTAAGCTTGAAACCCTTTTGGATTACATTGCCAGGGCCGGTCCGTTAAACGGGACAGGTCCCATTGGATCTTCCGGCACAAAATATTCAGGGGATGTCCTTGAAGCAAATGGTACTATTTACCTTCCCTCAAGAGACAACCAGGCACCCTACTCTGCTAAGGCCCGACCAAAAACCCCGGACATGTCCGCGAGAGAGGCTGAGCTTACTGAGAAGTACATCATGAAGCTGAGGGAACTCACAGAACAAACAACCGATTCACAGCTCCGAATGGCTATAGAG GATACCATTTCGGAACTGGCTGCGCAAGGCAGCTCCGTCTAA
- a CDS encoding cpw-wpc domain-containing protein (encoded by transcript TGME49_263245) — MFKFAGSASPRFPCSQMLVNNLQRSSGFTAYSTFVKTMARCPVSYLFFGIIGRVAFSGTVGTANPVESHWPLEVHSLDATTGRLLNAFSRFLDDPTRESNQSQFTQELTDAALRIIYNVPPSLISQKVEAQTEAAARTMLLPNPDGEGCSARDYSLLCPDDFYDTGDGKSCKALPSYAGNCDKTQDLENATPMDKRAFAARCGANWPCREACSQEYSFLCPQGWANADGQCSAPHTYKGDCVRQKDFRHYDEPSKRKW; from the exons ATGTTCAAGTTCGCGGGGTCAGCTTCGCCACGGTTTCCTTGCTCCCAGATGCTTGTGAATAACCTCCAGCGTTCGAGTGGATTCACTGCCTATTCCACGTTTGTCAAAACAATGGCGCGATGTCCAGTGTCCTATCTATTCTTCGGGATCATCGGCAGGGTCGCTTTTTCTGGTACTGTGGGAACTGCAAATCCGGTCGAATCTCACTGGCCTCTTGAGGTGCACAGCTTGGATGCCACTACAGGTCGCCTCCTCAACGCCTTCAGCCGGTTTCTGGACGATCCAACTAGAGAATCGAATCAGTCGCAGTTCACCCAGGAACTCACTGATGCAGCCCTGCGAATAATTTACAACGTACCTCCATCGT TGATCAGCCAAAAGGTTGAAGCGCAAACGGAAGCAGCGGCCAGAACTATGTTGCTCCCGAATCCTGATGGCGAAGGGTGTTCGGCTCGAGACTATTCGCTGCTGT GCCCAGATGACTTTTACGACACTGGAGACGGAAAAAGTTGCAAG GCATTGCCAAGTTACGCAG GCAACTGTGATAAGACGCAGGATTTGGAGA ACGCCACGCCTATGGACAAACGAGCATTTGCTGCCCGATGTGGAGCGAACT GGCCATGTCGAGAGGCATGTAGTCAAGAATACAG TTTCTTGTGTCCACAAGGGTGGGCCAATGCTGATGGGCAGTGTTCGGCGCCTCATACATACAAAGGAGA CTGTGTTCGACAAAAGGACTTCCGTCACTACGATGAACCTTCGAAAAGAAAATGGTAA